A genomic window from Micromonospora sp. WMMA1947 includes:
- a CDS encoding SDR family NAD(P)-dependent oxidoreductase, with protein MTRTVVVTGATSGIGRATARELAGRGDRLVLAARSPATLDEVRDECRAAGARAIAVPMDVTEPGAVAALADAARAEFGRVDAWVHTAAVMSYGRFDETPAEVFEQVVRTDLLAAAAVAREALRRFRDNGGGTLVLTGSVLGHITAPYMSGYVAAKWGLQGLARTLQQEARETPGIAICLVNPGSVDTPVYRQAANYLGRVGRPPPPIASPERVARAIAHCLDRPRREVSVGRLNVIMRFGFTALPGVYDVLVGPLMRLAGLTRTPVAAHQGIVFTPNPAGEAVRGGWLPDVSQVVRAVGGRAATVASAVRRRLP; from the coding sequence GTGACCCGGACGGTGGTCGTCACCGGCGCGACCAGCGGGATCGGCCGGGCGACCGCCAGGGAGCTGGCGGGCCGCGGGGACCGGCTGGTCCTCGCGGCCCGCTCCCCCGCCACCCTCGACGAGGTACGCGACGAGTGCCGGGCGGCGGGCGCGCGGGCGATCGCCGTACCGATGGACGTGACAGAGCCCGGCGCGGTGGCCGCGCTCGCCGACGCGGCGCGAGCCGAGTTCGGCCGCGTCGACGCCTGGGTGCACACCGCCGCGGTGATGTCCTACGGCCGCTTCGACGAGACCCCGGCCGAGGTGTTCGAGCAGGTGGTCCGCACCGACCTGCTGGCCGCCGCCGCGGTGGCCCGGGAGGCGCTGCGCCGGTTCCGGGACAACGGCGGCGGCACACTCGTGCTCACCGGCTCGGTGCTCGGGCACATCACCGCCCCCTACATGAGCGGCTACGTGGCCGCCAAGTGGGGCCTGCAGGGGTTGGCCCGCACCCTGCAGCAGGAGGCGCGGGAGACGCCCGGCATCGCGATCTGCCTGGTCAACCCGGGCAGCGTCGACACACCCGTGTACCGGCAGGCGGCCAACTACCTGGGCCGCGTCGGCCGGCCGCCGCCCCCGATCGCGTCGCCCGAACGGGTGGCGCGGGCCATCGCGCACTGCCTCGACCGGCCGCGCCGCGAGGTCTCGGTGGGACGGCTCAACGTGATCATGCGCTTCGGCTTCACCGCCCTGCCCGGCGTGTACGACGTGCTGGTCGGGCCGCTGATGCGCCTGGCCGGGCTGACCCGGACGCCGGTCGCCGCGCACCAGGGCATCGTGTTCACGCCCAACCCGGCCGGCGAGGCGGTCCGGGGCGGATGGCTGCCCGACGTGTCCCAGGTGGTCCGGGCCGTGGGCGGACGCGCGGCCACTGTGGCGTCCGCGGTGCGGCGCCGGCTGCCCTGA
- a CDS encoding MBL fold metallo-hydrolase has product MREATGREPGRTRGGRVWKLAGLAAVAGLAWAARDVPAQLGGRLTGTRAERAARSPRFRDGTFHNPAGASATMVADPGRNLLRELIFGKQKRRPGSPVPLLRPGAAPAAADPARELNVIWYGHASTLVEIEGHRVLLDPVWSDRCSPSGLVGPRRIHEPPVRLTDLPPLDAVLISHDHYDHLDMETVRRLADLQSAPFVVPLGVGAHLARWGVPEHRIVELDWSESHRVGGLTLTATAAQHFSGRGLRRDGTLWSSWTITGAHRKVFYTGDSGYFDGYAAIGAEHGPFDLTLMQIGAYDRAWPHIHMFPEEAVAAHLDVRGGLLVPVHWGTFNLALHDWSEPVDRLWAEAKARDVRLAVPRPGERVVVDEPPAVDGWWQAVA; this is encoded by the coding sequence ATGCGGGAAGCAACGGGGCGGGAACCCGGCCGGACGCGCGGCGGGCGGGTGTGGAAGCTCGCCGGGCTGGCCGCCGTCGCCGGGCTGGCCTGGGCGGCGCGGGACGTACCGGCGCAACTCGGCGGCCGGCTCACCGGCACCCGGGCGGAACGGGCGGCCCGGTCACCGCGCTTTCGCGACGGCACGTTCCACAATCCGGCCGGCGCCAGCGCCACCATGGTCGCCGACCCGGGCCGCAACCTGCTCCGTGAGCTGATCTTCGGCAAGCAGAAGCGGCGACCGGGCAGCCCGGTGCCGCTGCTGCGTCCGGGTGCCGCGCCCGCCGCCGCCGACCCGGCCCGCGAACTGAACGTCATCTGGTACGGCCACGCCTCCACGCTCGTCGAGATCGAGGGACACCGGGTGCTGCTCGACCCGGTGTGGAGCGACAGGTGCTCCCCGTCCGGGCTGGTCGGCCCGCGGCGCATCCACGAGCCGCCGGTCCGCCTGACCGACCTGCCCCCGCTGGACGCCGTGCTGATCTCGCACGACCACTACGACCACCTGGACATGGAGACCGTCCGCCGGCTGGCCGATCTCCAGTCCGCGCCGTTCGTGGTGCCGCTGGGCGTCGGCGCCCACCTGGCCCGCTGGGGCGTACCCGAGCACCGCATCGTCGAGCTGGACTGGTCGGAGAGCCACCGGGTCGGCGGCCTGACGCTCACCGCCACCGCCGCGCAGCACTTCTCCGGGCGCGGCCTGCGCCGCGACGGCACGCTCTGGAGCTCCTGGACGATCACCGGCGCGCACCGGAAGGTCTTCTACACCGGCGACTCCGGCTACTTCGATGGGTACGCCGCGATCGGCGCCGAGCACGGCCCGTTCGACCTGACGCTCATGCAGATCGGCGCGTACGACAGGGCCTGGCCGCACATCCACATGTTCCCGGAGGAGGCGGTCGCCGCCCACCTCGACGTGCGCGGCGGGCTGCTGGTGCCGGTGCACTGGGGCACGTTCAACCTGGCCCTGCACGACTGGTCCGAGCCGGTGGACCGGCTCTGGGCCGAGGCGAAGGCGCGCGACGTCCGGCTGGCAGTGCCGCGTCCCGGTGAGCGGGTGGTGGTGGACGAGCCGCCGGCGGTGGACGGGTGGTGGCAGGCGGTCGCCTGA
- a CDS encoding sugar transferase encodes MEDLRTPTPPASGAAAVKRGVDVVVSATALLVAAPVLAVVAVAVLLGMGRPIIFRQRRIGRHGREFTILKFRSMAGGGDGFSPGDDQARLTPLGRWLRATSLDELPSLWNILRGDMSLVGPRPFPTSYRDLYTPREFRRHDVRPGLTGLAQVNGRNALGWAERFAYDLHYVEHWSLRLDARILARTAVAVLRRQGISAPGAATAHEFRGTASEQAVAATAGSGSR; translated from the coding sequence GTGGAAGATCTCCGTACACCCACCCCGCCGGCGAGCGGCGCCGCGGCCGTCAAGCGGGGTGTCGACGTCGTCGTGTCGGCCACGGCCCTGCTGGTGGCGGCGCCGGTCCTCGCCGTGGTCGCGGTCGCGGTGCTGCTCGGGATGGGCCGTCCGATCATCTTCCGGCAGCGGCGGATCGGCCGGCACGGCCGGGAGTTCACCATCCTGAAGTTCCGGTCGATGGCGGGCGGGGGCGACGGCTTCTCCCCCGGCGACGACCAGGCGCGGCTGACGCCCCTGGGGCGGTGGCTGCGGGCCACGAGCCTGGACGAGCTGCCCAGCCTCTGGAACATCCTGCGCGGTGACATGAGCCTCGTCGGCCCGCGCCCGTTCCCCACCAGCTACCGCGACCTCTACACACCGCGGGAGTTCCGCCGGCACGACGTCCGGCCCGGCCTCACCGGGCTCGCGCAGGTGAACGGCCGCAACGCGCTGGGCTGGGCGGAGCGTTTCGCCTACGACCTGCACTACGTGGAGCACTGGAGCCTGCGGCTGGACGCCCGCATCCTGGCGCGGACCGCGGTCGCCGTGCTCCGCCGGCAGGGCATCAGCGCGCCCGGCGCCGCCACCGCACACGAGTTCCGCGGCACCGCCTCGGAGCAGGCCGTGGCGGCGACCGCGGGAAGCGGATCCCGGTGA
- a CDS encoding acetyltransferase, with product MSLDLVVVGCGGHGREIAQIVAAVNESAARPPWRLAGFVDDDPSESNRKRAEACGAPFLGTLAAIGQLPPETHVVIGVGDPRVRQKVAARIDTYRRPAASLVHPDATVGPDLVSAEGLVVFAGGRITTNVTAGRHLHVNQNATLAHDCVVGDYVSLHPLAAVSGDCHLGTAALIGAGAVVLQGLRVGTGATVGAGACVVRDVPPQTVVKGVPAR from the coding sequence GTGAGCCTCGACCTCGTCGTCGTCGGGTGCGGCGGCCACGGCCGGGAGATCGCCCAGATCGTGGCGGCGGTGAACGAGTCCGCGGCCCGGCCACCCTGGCGGCTGGCCGGCTTCGTCGACGACGACCCGTCCGAGTCGAACCGTAAACGCGCCGAGGCGTGCGGCGCCCCGTTCCTCGGGACCCTGGCGGCGATCGGTCAGCTACCGCCGGAGACCCACGTCGTCATCGGGGTGGGCGACCCACGGGTCCGGCAGAAGGTGGCCGCCCGGATCGACACGTACCGCAGGCCGGCGGCGAGCCTCGTCCACCCGGACGCCACCGTCGGCCCGGACCTGGTGTCGGCCGAGGGCCTCGTGGTGTTCGCCGGTGGCCGGATCACCACGAACGTCACCGCCGGACGGCACCTGCACGTCAACCAGAACGCCACGCTCGCGCACGACTGCGTGGTCGGCGACTACGTCTCCCTGCATCCGCTCGCGGCCGTGTCGGGCGACTGCCACCTGGGCACCGCCGCGCTGATCGGCGCGGGCGCCGTGGTGCTCCAGGGCCTGCGCGTCGGCACCGGCGCTACGGTCGGCGCCGGCGCGTGCGTGGTGCGCGACGTGCCGCCGCAGACAGTGGTCAAGGGCGTGCCGGCGCGCTGA
- the dgt gene encoding dGTP triphosphohydrolase, translating into MEVPADPRARRLFGGSARALGDLAAGPFRADRDRIVGSPFFARLGGVTQVISPGGSGLLVHNRLTHSLKVAQVARAIAERLTADPAHRALLDKLGGCDPEVVEAAALAHDLGHPPFGHLGERVLDRLARQRLGLADGFEGNAQSYRIVTSTEIRGAATTGLDLTAAVRAAMLKYPWTRLDHPDPHPRHLEPAPRGAAAPPEDPESGSVKFGAYRTELDDLRQAREPFAGRIPDWQQTPEASVMDTADDIAYAIHDVEDFYRVGVLQQGTVAAELMAWQRECGHLRSITASALEAAGRRPGAAIERLRRQLHRKDGWIADDEAFADAVEHVREELVEGLLALPFDGSIEAEQYVARFSARWSTRFVDAITVTPDPDVRSGYVLLAKAQWHEVQVLKFVHHRFVLARPDLALHQRGQARLLGTLVEALWEWLLDPDEESRLPRRLHDLVELAEAELHPRTPDRIGRARGRAIIDFVAQLTDGQAVAMLDALSGRSGALWTDAFVL; encoded by the coding sequence ATGGAGGTACCTGCGGATCCGCGGGCCCGGCGGCTCTTCGGAGGCAGCGCCCGGGCGCTCGGCGACCTGGCCGCCGGCCCGTTCCGGGCCGACCGGGACCGGATCGTCGGGTCGCCGTTCTTCGCCCGGCTGGGCGGCGTGACCCAGGTGATCAGCCCGGGCGGATCGGGGCTGCTCGTACACAACCGGCTGACCCACAGCCTGAAGGTGGCCCAGGTGGCCCGCGCGATCGCCGAGCGGCTGACCGCCGATCCGGCGCACCGGGCCCTGCTGGACAAGCTCGGCGGCTGCGACCCGGAGGTGGTGGAGGCCGCCGCGCTCGCGCACGACCTCGGGCACCCGCCGTTCGGGCACCTGGGGGAGCGGGTGCTCGACCGGCTGGCCCGGCAGCGGCTCGGGCTGGCCGACGGATTCGAGGGCAACGCCCAGTCGTACCGGATCGTCACCAGCACCGAGATCCGTGGCGCGGCGACCACCGGACTGGATCTGACCGCCGCGGTCCGGGCCGCGATGCTGAAGTACCCGTGGACCCGGCTGGACCATCCCGACCCGCACCCGCGCCACCTCGAACCGGCGCCCCGGGGCGCGGCGGCCCCGCCGGAGGACCCGGAGAGCGGCTCGGTGAAGTTCGGCGCGTACCGCACCGAGCTGGACGACCTGCGCCAGGCGCGGGAGCCGTTCGCCGGGCGGATCCCGGACTGGCAGCAGACCCCCGAGGCGTCGGTGATGGACACCGCCGACGACATCGCGTACGCGATCCACGACGTGGAGGACTTCTACCGCGTCGGGGTGCTGCAGCAGGGCACCGTGGCGGCCGAGCTGATGGCCTGGCAGCGCGAGTGCGGGCACCTGCGGTCGATCACCGCTTCGGCGCTGGAGGCGGCGGGCCGGCGGCCGGGCGCGGCGATCGAGCGGCTGCGCCGGCAACTGCACCGCAAGGACGGCTGGATCGCCGACGACGAGGCGTTCGCCGACGCGGTCGAGCATGTGCGCGAGGAACTGGTGGAAGGGCTGCTGGCGCTGCCGTTCGACGGCTCGATCGAGGCGGAGCAGTACGTCGCCCGGTTCTCCGCCCGCTGGTCCACCCGCTTCGTGGACGCCATCACCGTGACACCGGACCCGGACGTCCGCTCCGGCTACGTGCTGCTGGCGAAGGCGCAGTGGCACGAGGTGCAGGTGCTCAAGTTCGTGCACCACCGGTTCGTGCTGGCCCGCCCGGACCTGGCCCTGCACCAGCGCGGCCAGGCCCGGCTGCTGGGCACGCTGGTGGAGGCGCTCTGGGAGTGGCTGCTGGACCCGGACGAGGAGTCCCGGCTGCCGCGCCGGCTGCACGACCTGGTGGAGCTGGCCGAGGCGGAGCTGCACCCGCGTACCCCGGACCGGATCGGCCGGGCCCGGGGCCGGGCCATCATCGACTTCGTCGCGCAGCTCACCGACGGTCAGGCGGTGGCGATGCTGGACGCGTTGTCGGGCCGCTCGGGCGCGCTGTGGACGGACGCCTTCGTGCTCTGA
- a CDS encoding D-glucuronyl C5-epimerase family protein, with amino-acid sequence MRIRLAWRAWVAAVLAVGLTGTPVTGAAAATALSGRSATLTAYARDGYLPRLLPGSVSPTSRQMTVPRTDPLAHDASGVRLFTWQGALYDHPVVQADWGLDNLNAYQVTGDRFFLDRAIAQARRNLDRKVESRGAWWYSYPFDLPRCTGLVLQAPWYSAMAQGELLSLFVRLYEVTGDATWRTAADRTFLSLTLGPQLGVPWVSWTDTDGYLWLEEYPDSPGVRGERVLNGMIYAFYGVYDYWRITRDSRAVSLMDGTATTVRRYVPATLRVPQWASRYSVGCARSYPSYHQVHTQQMLALHQLTHAGVFAAYADVLRADYPYPPVDGIVWFGPGSHVAYQFDAAGRVVAQKSINLIRFSTATADQRVRVTGRGVHYRMANGVFAGMFVAEDAQNRWLAGKFVEHTYAPTRLLTVEPGTYTGYAYDSRWQVVGSKTVTFPRASGAFLSASAWVNGRLSYQVTAGTYLGYWLPAAPGLVLGDAPPLA; translated from the coding sequence ATGAGGATCCGGCTGGCCTGGCGCGCGTGGGTGGCGGCGGTGCTCGCCGTCGGCCTGACGGGGACGCCGGTGACCGGCGCGGCGGCCGCCACCGCACTCTCCGGGCGGAGCGCGACGCTCACCGCGTACGCCCGGGACGGCTACCTGCCGCGCCTGCTGCCCGGCTCGGTCTCACCGACCTCGCGACAGATGACAGTCCCGCGGACCGACCCGCTGGCGCACGACGCCTCCGGGGTACGGCTCTTCACTTGGCAGGGTGCGCTGTACGACCACCCGGTGGTCCAGGCCGACTGGGGACTGGACAACCTCAACGCCTACCAGGTCACGGGCGACCGGTTCTTCCTCGACCGGGCGATCGCGCAGGCGCGGCGGAACCTGGACCGCAAGGTGGAGTCCCGCGGCGCGTGGTGGTACTCGTACCCCTTCGACCTGCCCCGGTGCACCGGGCTGGTGCTCCAGGCGCCCTGGTACAGCGCGATGGCACAGGGGGAACTGCTCAGCCTGTTCGTCCGGCTGTACGAGGTGACCGGCGACGCCACCTGGCGTACGGCGGCGGACCGTACGTTCCTCAGCCTCACCCTCGGACCACAGCTCGGGGTGCCCTGGGTGAGTTGGACCGACACGGACGGCTACCTGTGGCTGGAGGAGTATCCGGACAGCCCGGGTGTGCGCGGGGAACGGGTCCTCAACGGCATGATCTACGCGTTCTACGGCGTGTACGACTACTGGCGGATCACCCGGGACAGCCGGGCGGTGAGCCTGATGGACGGGACGGCCACGACGGTGCGGCGCTACGTGCCGGCCACGCTGCGCGTCCCGCAGTGGGCCAGCCGCTATTCGGTCGGCTGCGCCCGGTCCTACCCGAGCTACCACCAGGTGCACACCCAGCAGATGCTCGCGCTGCACCAGCTCACCCACGCCGGCGTGTTCGCCGCGTACGCCGACGTGCTGCGCGCCGACTACCCGTACCCGCCTGTCGACGGCATCGTGTGGTTCGGTCCCGGCTCCCACGTCGCCTACCAGTTCGACGCCGCCGGCCGGGTCGTCGCGCAGAAGTCGATCAACCTGATCCGGTTCTCCACCGCCACCGCCGACCAGCGCGTCCGGGTGACCGGCCGGGGCGTGCACTACCGCATGGCGAACGGGGTGTTCGCCGGCATGTTCGTGGCGGAGGACGCGCAGAACCGGTGGCTCGCCGGGAAGTTCGTCGAGCACACGTACGCGCCCACCCGGCTGCTGACCGTCGAGCCCGGCACCTACACCGGCTACGCGTACGACAGCAGGTGGCAGGTCGTCGGGTCCAAGACCGTCACCTTCCCGCGCGCCTCGGGCGCGTTCCTCAGCGCCAGCGCCTGGGTGAACGGGCGCCTGAGCTACCAGGTCACCGCCGGCACCTACCTCGGCTACTGGCTGCCGGCGGCACCCGGTCTGGTGCTGGGGGACGCGCCCCCGCTGGCCTAG
- a CDS encoding Tex family protein: protein MTQSVHQRIAEELGVAERQVRAAVELLDGGATVPFIARYRKEATGLLDDAQLRTLEERLRYLRELDERRAAVLESIRSQGKLDEALEAQILAADSKSRLEDIYLPYKPKRRTRAQIAREAGLEPLADTLLADPAQDPKTVAAGFADPDRGVADVAAALDGARAILIERFAEDADLIGTLREQMWSRGRLVSRVRDGQETAGAKFADYFDFAEPYPKLPSHRILAMFRGEKEGVLELTMDPEAEGDADAATGPSRYEAAVAGRFGISDQGRPADKWLADTVRWAWRTRILIHLGADLRMRLWQVAEEEAVRVFATNLRDLLLAAPAGARATMGLDPGLRTGVKVAVVDATGKVVATDTIYPHEPRRQWDASLHTLATLAAAHGVELIAIGNGTASRETDKLAGDLIKRHPELKLTKVVVSEAGASVYSASAYASQELPGLDVSLRGAVSIARRLQDPLAELVKIDPRSIGVGQYQHDLSEVKLSRSLDAVVEDCVNAVGVDVNTASAPLLTRVSGIGAGLAENIVLHRDANGPFRTRAELKKVPRLGPKAFEQCAGFLRIPGGDDPLDSSSVHPEAYPVVRRILSSTGQDLRGLIGKSAILRGLRATDFVDETFGLPTVTDILAELEKPGRDPRPEFRTATFVEGVERIGDLTPGMVLEGVVTNVAAFGAFVDVGVHQDGLVHVSAMSHTFVKDPRDVVKSGDVVKVRVLDVDVPRKRISLTLRLDDEAPAGGGRPAGGDGRRDRGGQGGAAPRAGGQGRGQGRGGQGGGGQRGDRGASRGGQQQRPGRGGGGSAPLNDAMAEALRRAGLA from the coding sequence GTGACCCAGTCAGTGCACCAGCGCATCGCCGAGGAACTCGGCGTCGCCGAACGGCAGGTGCGGGCGGCAGTCGAGCTGCTCGACGGCGGCGCCACAGTGCCGTTCATCGCCCGCTACCGCAAGGAGGCCACCGGCCTGCTCGACGACGCGCAGCTGCGCACGCTGGAGGAGCGGCTGCGCTACCTGCGCGAGCTGGACGAGCGGCGCGCGGCGGTGCTGGAGTCGATCCGGAGCCAGGGCAAGCTCGACGAGGCGCTGGAGGCGCAGATCCTCGCCGCCGACTCCAAGTCCCGCCTGGAAGACATCTACCTGCCCTACAAGCCGAAGCGGCGCACCCGCGCGCAGATCGCCCGCGAGGCCGGGCTGGAGCCGCTCGCGGACACGCTCCTGGCCGACCCGGCGCAGGACCCGAAGACGGTCGCCGCCGGGTTCGCCGACCCGGACAGGGGCGTCGCGGACGTCGCGGCCGCCCTGGACGGGGCGCGGGCCATCCTGATCGAGCGCTTCGCCGAGGACGCCGACCTGATCGGCACGCTGCGCGAGCAGATGTGGTCGCGGGGCCGGCTGGTCTCCCGGGTACGCGACGGCCAGGAGACCGCGGGCGCGAAGTTCGCCGACTACTTCGACTTCGCCGAGCCGTACCCGAAGCTGCCCTCGCACCGCATCCTCGCCATGTTCCGGGGCGAGAAGGAGGGCGTGCTGGAGCTGACCATGGACCCGGAGGCCGAGGGCGACGCCGACGCGGCGACCGGACCGAGCCGCTACGAGGCCGCCGTGGCCGGACGCTTCGGCATCAGCGACCAGGGACGGCCCGCCGACAAGTGGCTGGCCGACACGGTGCGCTGGGCCTGGCGTACCCGGATCCTCATCCACCTCGGCGCGGACCTGCGGATGCGGCTGTGGCAGGTGGCCGAGGAGGAGGCCGTGCGGGTCTTCGCCACCAACCTGCGTGACCTGCTGCTGGCCGCACCGGCCGGGGCGCGGGCGACGATGGGCCTCGACCCGGGCCTGCGTACCGGGGTGAAGGTCGCGGTGGTCGACGCCACCGGCAAGGTGGTCGCCACCGACACGATCTACCCGCACGAGCCACGCCGGCAGTGGGACGCCTCGCTGCACACGCTCGCCACGCTCGCCGCCGCGCACGGCGTCGAGCTGATCGCGATCGGCAACGGCACCGCCAGCCGGGAGACCGACAAGCTCGCCGGTGACCTGATCAAGCGGCACCCGGAGCTGAAGCTGACCAAGGTGGTGGTCTCCGAGGCCGGCGCGTCGGTCTACTCCGCCTCCGCGTACGCCTCGCAGGAGCTGCCCGGCCTGGACGTCTCGCTGCGCGGCGCGGTGTCGATCGCCCGCCGCCTCCAGGACCCGCTGGCCGAGCTGGTAAAGATCGACCCGCGGTCGATCGGGGTAGGGCAGTACCAGCACGACCTGTCCGAGGTGAAGCTGTCCCGCTCGCTCGACGCGGTGGTCGAGGACTGCGTCAACGCGGTCGGCGTGGACGTCAACACCGCCTCCGCGCCGCTGCTCACCCGGGTCTCCGGCATCGGCGCCGGGCTGGCCGAGAACATCGTGCTGCACCGCGACGCCAACGGGCCGTTCCGCACCCGCGCCGAGCTGAAGAAGGTGCCGCGGCTCGGGCCGAAGGCGTTCGAGCAGTGCGCCGGCTTCCTGCGCATCCCCGGCGGCGACGACCCGCTCGACTCCTCCAGCGTGCACCCGGAGGCGTACCCGGTGGTGCGCCGCATCCTCTCCTCCACCGGGCAGGACCTGCGCGGTCTGATCGGGAAGTCGGCCATCCTGCGCGGCCTGCGCGCGACCGACTTCGTCGACGAGACGTTCGGCCTGCCCACCGTCACCGACATCCTGGCCGAGCTGGAGAAGCCCGGCCGTGACCCGCGCCCGGAGTTCCGCACCGCGACGTTCGTCGAGGGCGTGGAGAGGATCGGCGACCTGACGCCGGGCATGGTGCTGGAGGGCGTGGTGACGAACGTGGCCGCGTTCGGCGCGTTCGTCGACGTGGGCGTGCACCAGGACGGCCTGGTGCACGTCTCGGCCATGTCGCACACCTTCGTGAAGGATCCGCGCGACGTGGTGAAGTCCGGCGACGTGGTCAAGGTCCGGGTACTCGACGTGGACGTGCCCCGCAAGCGGATCTCGCTGACGCTGCGGCTGGACGACGAGGCGCCGGCCGGCGGTGGTCGCCCGGCGGGCGGCGACGGACGGCGGGACCGGGGCGGGCAGGGCGGCGCCGCTCCGCGGGCCGGCGGCCAGGGTCGCGGCCAGGGCCGGGGCGGGCAGGGCGGCGGTGGCCAGCGGGGTGACCGGGGCGCGTCGCGCGGCGGCCAGCAGCAGCGGCCGGGGCGCGGTGGCGGCGGTTCCGCCCCGCTCAACGACGCCATGGCCGAGGCGCTGCGCCGCGCCGGGCTGGCCTGA
- a CDS encoding DUF389 domain-containing protein — protein sequence MLHLRVIAPSDQSSAVVDLLAADPGVTHLVVLPGAARQPAGDYVTCDVVRESADGVLSRLQELGVEAHGAIAADDVELTLSEAADRAAEEAPGHGEDAVVWDEIAAKTGEQTVLTGTFLALIVVATMIAGIGVLLDQPILIVGAMVVGPEFGPLAALCVALLRRQPRVAGRSVQALTVGFLVAMAATVLSTWALTAAGLVGRDMLLAERPMTDFIWRPDALSWVVGLLAGIAGMLSLTSKKSGSLVGVLISVTTVPAAANVAVASAYGVWHEAAGSALQLVINLAAIVLAGLLTLVVQLCWWRHVARRAARPVPRQRADQRPAAALSASRRPRRDAG from the coding sequence GTGCTGCACCTGAGGGTGATCGCGCCGAGTGACCAGTCGTCGGCGGTCGTGGACCTGCTGGCCGCCGATCCCGGCGTCACGCACCTCGTGGTGCTGCCCGGGGCCGCCCGCCAGCCCGCCGGTGACTACGTCACCTGCGACGTCGTCCGGGAGAGCGCCGACGGCGTGCTGAGCCGGCTCCAGGAACTGGGTGTCGAGGCGCACGGGGCGATCGCGGCCGACGACGTGGAGCTGACGCTGTCCGAGGCGGCCGACCGGGCCGCCGAGGAGGCGCCGGGGCACGGCGAGGACGCCGTGGTCTGGGACGAGATCGCCGCGAAGACCGGCGAGCAGACGGTGCTCACCGGCACGTTCCTCGCCCTGATCGTGGTGGCCACCATGATCGCCGGCATCGGCGTGCTGCTGGACCAGCCGATCCTGATCGTCGGCGCGATGGTGGTCGGCCCCGAGTTCGGTCCGCTCGCCGCGCTCTGCGTGGCGCTGCTGCGCCGGCAGCCGCGCGTGGCAGGCCGCTCGGTGCAGGCCCTGACCGTCGGCTTCCTGGTCGCCATGGCGGCGACAGTGCTGAGCACCTGGGCGCTCACCGCAGCGGGCCTGGTCGGCCGGGACATGCTGCTGGCCGAGCGGCCGATGACCGACTTCATCTGGCGCCCGGACGCGTTGTCCTGGGTGGTGGGCCTGCTCGCCGGCATCGCCGGCATGCTGTCGCTGACGTCGAAGAAGTCCGGCTCGCTCGTGGGCGTGCTGATCTCGGTGACCACCGTGCCGGCGGCGGCGAACGTGGCCGTGGCGTCCGCGTACGGCGTGTGGCACGAGGCGGCCGGCTCGGCCCTCCAACTGGTGATCAACCTGGCCGCGATCGTGCTCGCCGGGCTGCTCACGCTCGTGGTGCAGCTGTGCTGGTGGCGGCACGTCGCCCGGCGCGCCGCGCGTCCGGTGCCGCGGCAGCGGGCCGATCAGCGGCCGGCCGCCGCCCTCAGCGCCAGTCGTCGCCCGCGTCGAGACGCCGGCTGA